ataaatttttttaatttcaaactaaatttgttctgtattaattttttatttgaatttgaatttaactctgattaatatattttaaaattatttttgaaaaacgattttataaaataattttctgaatatatttacaaaaaattattcataaattattttaaaatttttttacaaaatattcttttaatttgttggtaagttaatattaatttatgagAAATTAGTCTTTTAAAGTGTTTTAAAGGAGTCATTAGAAAAAGAGTCCTGTGGTCTGTGTTGTGAATGTCTCTTTCCGTGTagaatttgtttctctctcgaTGAGTTTCTAAAAGCATGTggttataaatttataatggatactaaatttaagatttaatttataaaaaaatcattttttttttaaattttaatcctaaaagtattaaaataaatttctacttattataaaagttttctCGGGTATTCtttaggtttttattttaaatttataaaaacatccgtatttaatttttttcattaaaattttataataattattaagaacttaaatataagtttaaatttcgtattaaataaaagttagaaaATTAAACACGGTATAATTCCATCAAATAACTACTTTGTTaagaaaaacatacttttttattttatttgctaTATTTTttgcataataataataatcagaagtagaatttttttaaaaaaattgattataattgcaaattgtttaaaataacttctcataaaattaattttctttaaagtgACTTTTTTATTGTAAACAAACATTAATTAAGTTCCCTTTTCcacaaaatctttaaaatataaaatcattgaacttttttattagataagacaactaattttaaataaaattaaatctttCAACAATCCAGATCGAAAAACGAGTTCTCTTTATGCACGTCTCTATTTTATACGAAGGAAATAATCCTTTAATAGGAACAAGAGTGTATATATCTCTGGTAATATTATGGATTTTAGGAGAAATTTTTTAATGAGTTAAAAATCGATATAAGTGCAATATTATCTAAATGGagaagtattattttaatatttagtatttacCAACGTAATCTCGCGATAACAACACTTGTTAATGGACTGATAAATAAGAAATGCAGTGTGGAAGTATTGAAAAGATGCTGTGAAATTAGAACATTTCATTGGGAAGTTGTCGTGCGTGTTACTCTTTGATAAcataataagaagaaaaaaaattcacaactaattatatgataatatatgtattaatataataatatagattaataaattaatgtcaaaataaaaatatgataaaatattaatataaatactggttaaggtattatttttttatcattgaaaATTTTTCGAGGGTATTATTTCCAACTCACTTgcgattttaattaaataaatagaagtTGCTCTATTCCATTATTACCCACATGAAAGACTAAATAATAGAAAAGACTACAAACACGGATACATTTGAACCAATTGAAAAGTGGAACGTCTCGAAGAGGACAAAATAGTGTAATGTATTAAAATTGTTTcgataaatgattttattaaatactatTCCTATATCTTCCTCGTTagtttatttatctttaaaatgtgTCAATTATTTGAGttgcattataaaaaaaaagttacttatTACTTGAGTCGGTATGATATAGATGCTGAACTGAATTATATATACACACCCAACTTTAACCAATGATCAAGGAAATCAAATGTCCTttggaatcaaaatttaatatataagccaataaatataaagtaaaaaccATAAtagtcttttaaaaaaaaatagtaactCAATCTAAAATTAGGTTATGACTAATGCACCACCACGATTTGTGAAAGAAACATTGTAAATGTGCTAGGAAAGAACATGATTGCTCAAAGACTTGACAATTGCTCTGTCGatctttcaactttttttttttttatataaggaCACACCCTTATCGTCAAAAATCCAGGGCAGCTTTTCCAATATACAACTAACATATCATATTATTCGAAGAATGATCAGCAACTAGTGGggaaaaaattgtatattaaaagAAGCCGCCACCCTTTTTATTCAACAATTCGGTAGCTTTCTCATTTTCCTGAGAAGGAAAGTATTGTCGTTAGTGCTTACGCAGGGATGAGACTATTGTCGCAGACTGGTAGATAGTTTCTACGGTAATGCAAAATTTGTATAATAAACAGCTGATGCAGACCAATCAGCATACTGAATGCAGCTTATTAGCAATTAGTTTCCAGAATATTGAATTACTTCCCACATAAGATACTACAATGAGATGAGATGGACATATACAGTTACCAAAATGACACCGCATAAAACATGACTTTTGACTATAGCCGCTGAGACGATGCACTATCATTTTCTTCAATGTCGTCAAATTCCACCGGTTTCCCTCGAACAAGCTTCCTGTAAATCAAATAACAAATTAGAAGGACATTTACAGATACATATTTAAAGAATTAAcgagtaaaatataatttcaaaataaaaatttcagtGGCAACAAGGCATGCCAAACATGGGTATACTTCAACCAttagaaatgatttttttactCTACAAATGAGTTAAACTCGAGTGAAATTTCTATGGTCAACAAAAATAAACCATTACTAAGGAATGCATTTAGCATGCCCTTACTGAAATTGTCACTCTTGTCATGTGGTTCAAAGAAATTTTATGGGTTCCAAGATTTTACGTTCTTTTGGTTCAAAGAATTCCTTTTTAACTGATAAACAGATTACAATCAGTTGTTAAGTTGAGATACCTTTGAGATATAAAATTCTCAGACAGTGCCTTATCCAGCCTCTCTTCAAACGGGGTTGCATGCCATTTTACTTTCTGGTCCTGTGGACAATCAGTCAAAGACTACTAATCAGATGGAGTATAAAGATTTAAAAACCTTATAACACCAAATAATGATTGCAAAACATACCTCCTTGTACTTAGTTGTGGAATTCGGGATGCCATTGCCATACCACCACTTAAGAGAAATGGGAGAATGCTCATCAATGATTGACAGAGGAGTTAATCTAGCAGACAAAATCGATTTCTCCTCATTGTCATATCCATCTGAAATTTTCTTCAACCCTTGTTCTGGAATAGGAGTTCCATTTTGAGATTGGTCAACCAAATTACTCAGCTCACTTGAATCTTCTTCGAAACTAAAATCCCCGGCCTCTAGTATTTTGCATCGAAAGACATTATCACCTCGATTGTTAGTTGGATAGACAAACTGAGACCGAACCTGAGCCTTACCACTACGTAACTCTTCTAATGATGTAGGATACACAGTTCCTGGTGTTTGAATCTCATCGAATAACTTCAACGGGGTAGGATAAGGAGATTGTTTATATGCACTTTGATTGTTTGGtgatttgttttctttcatATGCCAATCGTTTGATGAGCTTCCGTAGGATGCCAAGTCAGTTTCTCTTTCAAAACGAACAGACTTGTTCTTTCTCTGAGTATTTGAGGGTAGCAGAGGTGAAACTAAAGCTGCATTCCTTTCAGAAATATCTTCCCCATGAGGGTTCCCTGCACAACTTTTTTCTATATAGTCAACAGAGTCATCGCGAGTATCTTGTGCTTTGGAGACGCAACTGCAAAAGAAATGAAACTAACATCCGATCAGGTTCTAGTTCTCCCTCCTATGTAATTGCCAGTTGACAAGTCCAAGTTCCAACCAAAACATCCCGACAATTagcaattatttaaaatctaaaatataaaaggaatgaAGGAGCCATTTGAAGGACATTTCTCTTAAAATCACAGACTGCCTAATTTTCTATTAGTTAAAAATGCAGTTTCTCTATTAAGAGCTCTAACAGTAAAAAATGCATCTAAAGCCGACTACAATGAAAATTGAGTAAAAAGCTTCACCTACTATGCAAATTGACTCAAGTGtcactttcaaattcattattattgaatatcagtattaacaaaaaaaatccaaagTCAACAATAACCTATTTGATGTGTGCTCAAATGAATTCATGCTATTTCCCCACTCATGGCAAAGTTTTATCGGAGTTGGTGGATCAAATGATTGGACATCCGGCTGCAGTTTCTCCAAAGACGTGTTAGGAAGCCAAGAATAAAATCTTGAAGGGTCAGATTCATGATCAGGAGATGGTGATTTCTTCAATTGCTCAGATGCTTTGCGAATTTCAATAGGTGTTCCTGGTAAGGTCCCACAAGCTTTAAGAAACTTAGCCTGTGGAAATAGTTTAAGTAATGAGACAATCAAAATTCAATTGACAGAAACAGAAAtgtaagaacaaaataataaacaagatGTAAAAGAAACTTGGAAGTATTTGACATTTGATATATGCATGGTTCCATGTACAGTTTAGggtttggataaaaaaaatgtatacatgAATACACGGCAGATGATTGAAAGGTGATGGATGACTGACTTTTAACAAGCCAAATTGAATGAAAACTAATGGTCCTAAGAGTGCTTCTTTATCAAATGTTTCCAGCATTTTTACAAAAGAGGTTCATAAAATCATCTGTTGTTCTTCACATTTTATTTGTATACTACATCCAAGAGGTTCTTAAAATTTACATTTCACATCTGCGCAAGAACAACTCAAAAACCTAACCATGTCACAGTTTGTCTATTCATTTCACCCAGCTTGAAGCGAATTcacaagataaaatattaatcttattttacTCGATGCCCTAACTTGTTCAGACAAAATTTGTAACAATCAAACACAACCTGACAAAAATCATTAAGAAATAATTTCAGCTGCAGTAATAGTGAAATACCAATAGCAATATTAATAACTCAACGAAAATACCTCGTCCTGGAGTCCCTGGAATTCTCCCTGAAACCCCACCCCATCGATCCGAGCAGAATTATCTCTCTCTTCTAAAAAGTTAGAACACAGAATCagtaaaagaaatgaaagacaaaaagaaaacgTAAAAGCAGTAAGAAAGAAACCAAAAACACCTTCAGTTAATAAAGAAGGCAAGCTGTTCCGAGATGTCACAACACCCTGGTACATACACAGAAAATTCTAATTATTACAGACAACCaaacaaaaaagtaattaaaaataatacgtgaaaagaagaaagacaaaTGCGAAATGTGAAATTTTACGTTGGAACGATTGGTGGTGGAAATCAATTGCGGTGTGTGCGTACGGCGAGTGTCTCTGATCCGGAAGCAAGCGAAGAAGCAGCCCATTACTTTGGTGAAGGATCGGAAGAAGAAACGGATCATGAACCAGAAGACGCTCCTCAGCATGTCATGGAAATTCAGAAACCCTAACTTCGAATTCAGTTCAAAATCGAAACGGAGTCTGAGAAAGGGCGTGAACAGTGAGTGCTTGAGCAGCGTCTccaatttgaattttgaagtgGCTCACAGCgagggaaattaaattaattaatcaataagaaaaaattgttaatttaagAATCATTTTGAAGAATTCTTTTTTACAACTGTttactaaatattatttataactgCCAGTAAAAATACATgcgtttcatattttttaataattaaaaaattataactagaaaaataaatacataaataaaataagatccaTTTGAGATTGAGTAATTTCCaaagtattttcaaatttaaaaatatttttcgaaatattgattttaaaaaatatttgtatattttttaacacaGTGTGTTGAAAAGTATTTATGAATTTGGAAAATGTCTCAACGTTCAAttgagaatataaaaatattgtttcagaATAAGTATTTTGGAAGATGTTTTTCATATcgaaaatatttttcagaacATTCTGttcaaaatgtatttatttatcttaagtGTTTTGAAAgacttttctaaatttaaaagtatCTTTCGAAATATTTAATCCGAATTTTTAAAGATAGTTttagatttgaaaatatttttcaaatcattTAATCTGTACTTTTTTATACTTGCGATTTCCTTTTTATACCCCGGTCCCAAAAAGAaggagaaaggaagagaaagtgaaaataaaaagtgtatttaaagtttttaatatctattttaagGATAAAATGGAGATACAATATTTTATAGGGGTGCAGAAAGAAACTACTACCTTTTGTTCTTGCTTCAGCGCACAAGCCCAACCCGAATTTTGCTTTAATTGTATATTATATGCACCTTTTAAAACATATACTCAgcaaaataaattgatttttttttcaatgaaagtTGAGATAATtaaggataaaaaataattctatattCATGAATATTATTCATAATCTGTCCTGATGTGGTTGAATGTTTTCAATGAAAGTTGGATTGATGTTATAAAATCATTCATTAGGTCTATTTGAAATTTGgtaatatgaattttgtgtctttagtattttttatctttaattttttttgtcctcatttttttattattctcagTTTTTGTTGAATTACCACAATGACACTCTAATTCTCAAATCAAAAATTGactaaaatgatttaatattgaaaatatgattttgtatAGATAATAAACTTACATTTCTTTTATAGATGCtcaactatttataataattttaatggtcTTATATATTTGTATGGATTATTAAGGGAGACtcaattatcttttaatatgaGTTACAGTGTCGATTTATTTACAGTGCTGCtaattgtatgattgaatgACAATTGTTAGTATCAATTAACTTAGTATTTTCCAAAAGTACCTTATAATCACACTAGAGAACATGACTAACAATAGAACTATAAAATTagactttatattttaagacaTCTTTCTacaaataactaaatataatatatataatttttttctttgtaaaatcTAATTTCCTATGATATTGTAACCACATTTAACTACACGagcttttttcttttattaggaAATGgacataaaatttgtattatatatgaattgttttaagaatatgtgaacgtgatttaaataaagttagaaaattgatttttaagcctaattcaatccTCAAAATCAATTTCCTTCATTTTGAGGTATAAACATATGGAACGTGAGAATAGAATTAAAGGGTGGTCCGATAGTGTTCCAACAATAGGTGGAACAGAATGTCACATAGATCTGATTAGGATAGGCTTCAACCTGACTTTGATACCAGGTTAGAAAAATggtttttaaatctaatttaactttaaaaaaccgatttatataataagatttgtacctacttatatattataatttaattttatctcacgtgagacttccaacaaataacatattattaGGTATGAAAGACTAAGTTTAGgtattattattgtttgatGATGATAAGAGTTGATGCAGCATTATTTGACTATGAATGGTTATCGTGGTCTTTTGCTGATCGCATAGCTACGTATACCTAGTTGCCCACATGACCACCACATGCATCAATATCCAAACAAAATGCCAATCAAGCTACTTTCCAGATTCCAAAAGTTCATGAAAGCATATCCTTCACTTGCACCTTTAAAGTCACACCAACCTTACGCTGAACTCCATACCTCATAAATGCTTAAAAATACTTTCCTATAATTAATaacttggaaaaaaaaattaagaaaacgtATGTGTCAAACCAAACCTTCTCCGAGAACACTATACCTACTCACTTGAGAAACCCGAAAAAAATAAACCTTAAAATTGCCGACTTGGGatttgatttttcatatgatgcAATGAACAGCGTGAATGAGTTCAGCATCGTACTCTTTCAATTATTAGAATTTTACTTATGTTAACGATAACATAACATACATTTTCGTATATGTGAGACTGAAATCTCTCTTAGACTTTGTTCTTTTGAGTAGATTTGAGAGAGATGATTTGGGgaagatgatttgaatggatttgagggtaattttttagttgtttttttgagtggatttgaggataattttttagttgtttttttgagtggatttgtcggtaattgagagtgaatttgtgagtaattgagagtgaatttggaagtaaagtttgtgagaattagtgtaggatttgattgatgtgatagattttaaaaattagtttaattggtagaaattaaagattaccaaaatacccctagttataaaagtaatataaaatgttatttataaatgtaatatttaattgtaaaaatgtttataaagaaaaaaaaattatgaataatttataaaattaatttttaaaaattataaaaattaaataatcaacttatttttaataaattagaaaatataatatacctaattttattaagatgtagatctttttaaattatagtattaaaataattatacaaaaaactgaaaaatatatagccttgtaaccggttacgcgtttgcgtaaccggttacgcgtgCCAGCCAAAACTTCACTCtgctgtaaccggttacgccaCCCTCTTTCGTTGCTTAAATTAGAGGGCACATACAACTTTTCCGCGACAATTCACTCAAATCTCATCACAACCGCGGGTGACTGAACAGTGCAACCATCCCGCATTTCACTACAAATCCGTCCGCGCATTTCACTCCAACCGAACGCATAACGAGCTTAATTCCTCGCTCGCAAAACTGTGTGAACAGTTAAATCGCTTCAAACGAACACAGCGTTAAATTGACCGCTTAAATACTTGTTAAACACATTCTGACACTTAAATCACTAATTAAAGTAGAAAATCTGAAATCAAACTTGTTATTAATCTAATAATAATCACCTTTTATTACATAACTCATTCATCAAGAAagactaatatttttaattaaagttgtaaTGAATAAGTAATTATCCGTGGGACAACTTCCAAACCTGTCATATTCCTTCTCCGAATCTTCCATACATCTTAATTGGCATCGAGGTTGTGGTAGGAAAGAGTAGCATCATGCTCTTACTGATTATATCtaatttttgttagaaaatatttataattttatagaatcaTTTTCTATAAGAACGAAGTGCTCTTAATGTGTTTCGAAATTTGTCATTGATTGTTTTTTTCTatgtaaaaattgaatttaagtaTCAAAACGTAGTTGAAGAtgcaaaaaaatttcaaaagtataaaaaatcGCAGTTGAGGGAAACAGATATGATAATTATGTCCTTTACTAGCAAAATAAACTAGAATTTTGTATATGATATATTTCTATTTACATCAACGAAAGagcaaattttattttgatttattactAAACCAAACTGCTATTAATTTTACGACTttgatattaattatatatgtacaattttacttaaatatttgttataagaaaagtattttaaaaatatcttaccTGAACTCATAAACACAACACCAACCTTTTGcgtcaattttattattaaatcgAAAAACTAAATACAAATTTAGCTTCAGATTCATTTTTCCATCATGAAaaccaaaattattattatttgaagttaaatataaatcacATATTTATGTTTGTCCGGACTTAAGGTGAGAAACCAAATATGCACTAAGACAATATCTGATGTATCTATCAAATCTTTTTAATGTTGAATTCATTTGGATCTCTTTTCTAtattcttaagaaaaaaaagtaaattttgttgGTTTTATTGTAACATATTTTTTCCCTATTAtcgaaaataatttataaaaaataaaattagtttagcTACATATTTTATCGTTAAACTATTACTATTTTATGagtttattagtaattttttttatatgttaccttcatttatttttttcaatttaacatattttaacaatatgtattaaactattattattttatgagtttattagttatttttttatatatgctACCTTcattttttgttcaatttaacaTATTTCAACATGTTAAAGCgtcatgaaaagaaaaaaaaatgtagtgaAAACGATGTCATTTCACAAAAATCGTTTTAAACAAATATCgctttgtttttcttaattacgttttattatatttcattacaTATTTAACAGatcaatgaaaaattaaatgataaaagtgtaatgttttaaaattttaatacaaaatgtGTGTGAAGGCATAATTTGAATGTGTACAGAAAATTTGCGACTCtgaataaattttgtaaatacaaCGCAAGCAAACCAAAACATAGGACCACACGTAAACACGAAATCTATGAATACTTGGAATAAGCGAGGAAAGAAATGAGTggtgtaaaaaatttaaaaaatattatttagaactcagaaatttcaaaagaataatttttttcggtgtttttatttttataatacagAAAATGCTTGGCAACCCTTTTGTtggttattattaaaaaatagaaaaagaaaataaaattgtggcTTAAAAATAAAGAGACTGAGAGAGAAGAGAGTGTTGGAGTAAAAGACAAAGAAGATGATCTCAAGTTGATCACATTGAGGATTACAAGGCCACTGTCCATACATTTTGACATGTGTAGGCTACGGGTTTCATTACAATCACAATCTCTTTTCTATATATCCTTGTTCAGTTTCTGAATTTAGTTACAACCTCAGAAAACAAACAACCTTATTCTCAAACCAAACTGCATTATTCTCAAAggtttcttcattttcatccttcACTACTTGTGAAGCTGCACCTGAAGTAGTGGAAGGAAGAAAGTTTCGCTGTTCTTGAGATGTCTGGTGTTCTTGTTTGGGTGAGTTGTTGGCCCAAAGAGAACATCAACTCCTTGGTGAGCTTTGCAGGCAGGAGTAGCAGTGGTGAAAGAAACCAAAGAAGGTTCTCAGGAGTCAGCTTTGCCAGTGGGGTTTCTGCTTTTTCCAGTGCAGTGGCAGCTGACACTTCAAGATCCTCAGAGGAGAGGGTCTATGATGTCGTGCTGAAGCAAGCAGCTCTTGTGAAAGAGAACAAAAGGGGTACAAACATTGGTTTAGATTTGGACAAAGATGTTGGAGCTGATTTCACCAATGGGGATCTGTTGAATGTGGCTTATGATCGGTGTGGTGAAGTCTGTGCTGAGTATGCCAAGACATTTTACTTAGGTAGtacttgtttctttttttccccttttctaAGAAACTGTTACATTACATGGTTTAGAATCATTATCTGTTCATTGTCCTAACCAATTGTCTTCAAAATGTAAACTTTTTAGGCACACAATTGATGACTGCAGAGCGACGAAAAGCGATTTGGGCAATTTATGGTATCTGTAATCAGATTACATTACATTTCTTACTGCTACTTTCAGGTTCTCCACTGAGATTTGTTTTGGATTTGACAATCTCATTTGTCCTTTGCAGTTTGGTGCAGAAGAACTGATGAACTGGTTGATGGACCAAACTCTTCACACATCACCCCTGGTGCCTTGGACAGGTGGGAGCAACGATTAACTGATGTTTTTGAAGGTCGACCCTATGATATGTATGATGCTGCTCTCTCACATACTGTCTCAAAGTACCCAGTTGATATTCAGGTACTTTAAATGTTAAATCAAAGTTTGAGCTTTACACCCCTTTTGGACTATACTTACATGCTACTTTTTGTGTTATTCCTTActgaaaatttgagttttatttttgtaatttatgttGGCCTTTGATGCAAACCTTTATTACTTAAGAATACCCAGATGAAATGAAGTAGAGGAGAGTCATTGATTCTGATGAAACAAAATTGTGAAACTTGTGTGCTGAAACGGATTCTAATGAAATTGAATTGTTCTTTGAAACAGCCCTTTAAGGACATGATCCAAGGAATGAGGATGGACCTTAAGAAGTCAAGATACGAAAACTTTGATGAACTGTACCTTTACTGCTACTATGTTGCTGGAACAGTAGGCCTTATGAGTGTGCCAGTAATGGGGATAGCACCAGATTCAAAGGCTTCAACAGAGTGCATTTATAATGCTGCATTGGCTCTAGGCATTGCAAATCAACTCACCAACATTCTCAGAGACGTGGGAGAAGAGTAAGTTTCTTTGAACACTTCAATGCCATCCaattaaacaaaacacaaaaaagaaatgaCATTTAACATCTTTTTCACTTAAGGGTATCTCACCATAACTTGCcaagaaatgaaaaacaaatagcAACATAACTAAAACGCAATATAAACTAGGCCTATGCCAGAcaatgtttaaataatatatgcacCAATAGTGTAGAATTTTGTTGCATGATCTTGCGGAAATCTGATGGTAACAAGGGAAAAGCTTTTACACTATTTATGTTAGACTCTAGTTTTAGTTGTCCATAGCATTGCAATCATGTTGTCTAATTTGGTGTAGTTTTTTATGATTGCAGTGCCAGAAGAGGAAGAGTATATCTTCCACAAGATGAATTGGCAAAAGCTGGGCTTTCAGATGATGACATTTTCCGGGGTAAAGTTACAGATAAATGGAGGAAATTCATGAAGGGACAGATAAAGAGAGCAAGGATGTTTTTTGATGAGGCAGAGAAAGGAGTTGCAGAGCTAAACTCTGCTAGCAGGTGGCCAGTGTGGGCATCACTGTTGTTATATAGGCAAATATTAGATTCTATTGAAGCCAATGACTATAATAACTTCACAAAAAGGGCTTATGTAGGAAAAGTCAAGAAGCTCTTGTCACTTCCTGCTGCCTATGGTCTTTCACTTCTAGGCCCTTAGAACTTCACCAAAATGgt
This window of the Vigna angularis cultivar LongXiaoDou No.4 chromosome 7, ASM1680809v1, whole genome shotgun sequence genome carries:
- the LOC108337545 gene encoding protein JASON, translated to MLRSVFWFMIRFFFRSFTKVMGCFFACFRIRDTRRTHTPQLISTTNRSNGVVTSRNSLPSLLTEEERDNSARIDGVGFQGEFQGLQDEAKFLKACGTLPGTPIEIRKASEQLKKSPSPDHESDPSRFYSWLPNTSLEKLQPDVQSFDPPTPIKLCHEWGNSMNSFEHTSNSCVSKAQDTRDDSVDYIEKSCAGNPHGEDISERNAALVSPLLPSNTQRKNKSVRFERETDLASYGSSSNDWHMKENKSPNNQSAYKQSPYPTPLKLFDEIQTPGTVYPTSLEELRSGKAQVRSQFVYPTNNRGDNVFRCKILEAGDFSFEEDSSELSNLVDQSQNGTPIPEQGLKKISDGYDNEEKSILSARLTPLSIIDEHSPISLKWWYGNGIPNSTTKYKEDQKVKWHATPFEERLDKALSENFISQRKLVRGKPVEFDDIEENDSASSQRL
- the LOC108337105 gene encoding phytoene synthase 2, chloroplastic, with translation MSGVLVWVSCWPKENINSLVSFAGRSSSGERNQRRFSGVSFASGVSAFSSAVAADTSRSSEERVYDVVLKQAALVKENKRGTNIGLDLDKDVGADFTNGDLLNVAYDRCGEVCAEYAKTFYLGTQLMTAERRKAIWAIYVWCRRTDELVDGPNSSHITPGALDRWEQRLTDVFEGRPYDMYDAALSHTVSKYPVDIQPFKDMIQGMRMDLKKSRYENFDELYLYCYYVAGTVGLMSVPVMGIAPDSKASTECIYNAALALGIANQLTNILRDVGEDARRGRVYLPQDELAKAGLSDDDIFRGKVTDKWRKFMKGQIKRARMFFDEAEKGVAELNSASRWPVWASLLLYRQILDSIEANDYNNFTKRAYVGKVKKLLSLPAAYGLSLLGP